The nucleotide sequence CTGTGTGCGAAGCACACGTTCGGGATGCACAGGAGGAGGCCGAACGCGACCGCACGCTGACGCAGATGCAGGGGCTCTCGACGCAGAAGAAGCTCTCACTGTACGCGACCGCGATCGTCCCGGTGTACGCGAAACGAAGTTTGAACGCCGTCCCCAGCACTGTCGCGTATCGCGTCTACCAGTACCTGACCGACGTGCTGGATGCCGACGAGAAGTCACGGGACTCCTACCTGCGGTATATGAGCGAGGCCGAGACCTACAACTTCGTGACGTCGGAGAAACGGGGCCGCGGCTACGGGAGCGGCGTCCACAAGGAGTACACGTTCGTCGACGACCCCGAGGTCGTCGCCGGGACGCTCCGGACCGACATTCGGCTCGACGAAGCCGATCACGAGGAGGATCTCCTCGAGTCCGTGGTCAACACACAGGTCGACGATTTCCTCGCTGGCAAGTGATCGGCGGAGCCGTCTTCGGAGGCGGTGGTCTCCGACGGCAGTTTCATTTCGCACACGGGGTGTCGCCCCCAAACCTATCACCTGATTCACCTCTCACACGGGGTTGTCCCCCGATCACGGAAATCATCTCGCACACGGGGGGTGGCCGACACCGACGTCATCCCGTTCCGTCGGGACGGCGCCGTCAGCGGTTGCTTCCCACTCCAGGACGCGACCGTCGTCGATAAGCTATGGCGTGTTGTCTCCGAATTTCACCGTATGAGTCTCACGGATGCCTTCTGGCATTTTTTGGCCTCTTGTTTGTCTTCTCTTACTTCAGGAACGATTTCGGAGCTCGCCCGACTGGTTCTGCCGGTGGTCTTCCCTCTCCTGATAGAGGGATATAGAACTTTACCAAAGAACTATACTACTCTAAACCGTGCGTTTCCACATGAACGACCAAAGCCCACCAGAGGAGTTTGCAGATGTCAATGAGGCGGTCGGAGAGGAATGGGAATCTGAAACGACGCCCTACGAACGCATTCGACACGTCGTTTCACATACGTACAGTCCTGTTTCAGCCGATGCGGTAGCTGACGATGCACGGACCACTCCGAAGACCGCTCGAAAGCACCTGAACACACTCGCGGATGAAGGATTTGTCGAGACGACTCCTGGCGAGCACGGTAGCACACTCTATCACCGCTCGCCCGAATCGCTCGTCGTCGAACAGGCTGCCGACATCCTTGACAACGTCTCGACTGACGAACTCGTCGCGCGAATCCAGGAGATGCGTGAGCAGCTCACCGAGTACCGGTCCGAATTCGGGGTCGACTCACCCGAAGAGTTGGCTGTCAACCAGACGAATCAGGCTCTCGCCGAGTCCGGATCCCCACAGGACGAGATTGATCCAGCGACGATTCGTGAGTGGAAGACGCTCCGTCGGAATCTCGCATTCGCGAACGCTGCCCTCTCGATCGGCAACGCCGAGAAGTTCGTCGACAGCGACCATCGCTCGACCGACGACAGCGTCCCTGCCTGAGCAATGCAGGATTCTCCTGCCCAAGCGGAACCCCATACTCTTCGTGGGGCTACGGATCGTCCGGCGCTGCTGACGATTCGTGATGTCGTTGAGGAGATGGAACCCCTTGCGACAGCCGAACTCGACGACTATCTCCATCCATCCGTCCTTGAAGTCACGCTTGCCGATGGGCTATGTGCGGCCGACGAGGCCCGGATTGACATCCAGTGGACGACCCAAGATGATTACAAGTTCCATTACACGGATAGGAACGCGGTGAATCTTCGCTGGGGAAAGCACCCACACGCAGGAGACTACACTGGATCGACTTGTTCACTGCCGTCGGGAGATCACAGACCGCGCCGTAGTGCTGGTACGCGGTAAATCCGCGTGCGACGTGGATTCGATCGAGCAATCGTTGACTGGGCGCGATCTGAGCGAGTGTCGTCGTCGTCGCGTGTCCGTTTGCGTCGACCCAGAAGGCGGGCCCGTCGTGCAGGAGGAGATGGTCGAGCACGAGCGACTGCAGGATCGGGACGCCGCGGCCTCCTGCATGACGGTGCGGGCTTTCGTCTTCTCTCCCAGAGTCTCCATCGCATCGCTGGGCGGGCCGACCCACGTGATACCGTCGGCGGCGTTGACCCGCGCAGCGAACTCAGCGTTTTCCGCGAGGAAGCCGTAGCCGGGGTGGATTGCGTCGGCTTCGGCCCGCTGGGCGACGTCGACAATCTCTGCCTGATCGAGGTACGACTCGCTCGCGGGTGCCGGGCCGACGTTGTA is from Halolamina sp. CBA1230 and encodes:
- a CDS encoding Rrf2 family transcriptional regulator is translated as MNDQSPPEEFADVNEAVGEEWESETTPYERIRHVVSHTYSPVSADAVADDARTTPKTARKHLNTLADEGFVETTPGEHGSTLYHRSPESLVVEQAADILDNVSTDELVARIQEMREQLTEYRSEFGVDSPEELAVNQTNQALAESGSPQDEIDPATIREWKTLRRNLAFANAALSIGNAEKFVDSDHRSTDDSVPA